The following proteins come from a genomic window of Limnohabitans sp. 103DPR2:
- the fusA gene encoding elongation factor G: protein MARNTPIERYRNIGISAHIDAGKTTTTERILYYTGVNHKIGEVHDGAATMDWMEQEQERGITITSAATTCFWRGMDGSFPDHRINIIDTPGHVDFTIEVERSMRVLDGACMVYCAVGGVQPQSETVWRQANKYKVPRLAFVNKMDRTGANFFKVVDQMKTRLKANPVPIVIPIGAEENFTGVVDLRKMKAIIWDEASQGMKFTFEEIPANLVELAKEWREKMVEAAAEASEEFMNKYLEEGDLTEEEITAGLRIRTINGEIQPMLCGTAFKNKGVQRMLDAVLELMPSPLDVKAIKGFDEDEKEVTRKADDEEKFSALAFKLMTDPFVGQLTFVRVYSGVLKKGDTVYNSVRGKKERIGRIVQMHANNREEVDEIRAGDIAACVGLKDVTTGETLCDPNSIITLERMVFPDSVIRQAVEPKSKADQEKMGMALSRLAAEDPSFRVQTDEESGQTIIGGQGELHLEIIVDRMKREFGVEANVGKPQVAYRETIRKSVEEAEGKFVRQSGGKGQYGHVVLKIEPQEAGKGFEFVDAIKGGVVPREYIPAVEKGIQEALGQGVLAGYPVVDVKVTLHFGSYHDVDSNELAFKMAAIFGFKEGCRKANPVILEPMMAVEVETPEDYAGNVMGDLSSRRGMVQGMDDMVGGGKAIKAEVPLSEMFGYSTTLRSMSQGRATYTMEFKHYAEAPRNVAEAIVASRAK from the coding sequence ATGGCTCGCAATACTCCCATCGAGCGCTATCGCAACATCGGTATTTCCGCTCACATTGACGCGGGTAAAACCACCACCACCGAGCGCATTCTTTATTACACCGGTGTGAACCACAAAATTGGTGAAGTGCATGATGGCGCCGCCACCATGGACTGGATGGAACAAGAGCAAGAGCGTGGTATCACGATCACTTCTGCTGCCACCACCTGCTTCTGGCGCGGTATGGACGGTTCATTCCCCGACCACCGCATCAACATCATTGACACCCCTGGCCACGTTGACTTCACCATTGAAGTTGAGCGTTCCATGCGCGTGCTCGACGGTGCTTGCATGGTTTACTGTGCTGTGGGCGGCGTGCAGCCCCAGTCTGAAACTGTGTGGCGTCAAGCTAACAAGTACAAAGTGCCTCGTTTGGCCTTCGTGAACAAGATGGACCGTACCGGTGCCAACTTCTTCAAAGTGGTCGACCAAATGAAGACGCGCTTGAAGGCCAACCCCGTGCCAATCGTCATCCCCATCGGCGCTGAAGAAAACTTCACCGGTGTGGTCGACCTTCGCAAAATGAAGGCCATCATTTGGGACGAAGCCTCTCAAGGCATGAAGTTCACCTTTGAAGAAATTCCTGCGAACTTGGTCGAATTGGCCAAAGAGTGGCGCGAGAAGATGGTCGAAGCTGCTGCTGAGGCCTCTGAAGAGTTCATGAACAAGTACCTCGAAGAAGGTGACTTGACTGAAGAAGAAATCACAGCTGGTTTGCGCATTCGCACCATCAATGGCGAAATTCAACCCATGTTGTGCGGCACCGCCTTCAAGAACAAAGGCGTGCAGCGCATGCTGGACGCCGTGTTGGAATTGATGCCTTCTCCTCTCGACGTGAAAGCCATCAAAGGTTTTGACGAAGACGAGAAAGAAGTGACACGCAAGGCCGACGACGAAGAGAAGTTCTCTGCATTGGCATTCAAATTGATGACCGACCCCTTCGTGGGCCAGCTCACTTTCGTGCGTGTTTACTCTGGCGTTCTGAAAAAGGGCGACACCGTGTACAACTCTGTGCGCGGCAAGAAAGAGCGTATCGGTCGTATCGTGCAAATGCACGCCAACAACCGTGAAGAGGTTGACGAAATTCGCGCCGGCGACATCGCTGCTTGCGTGGGTTTGAAAGACGTCACCACTGGCGAAACTTTGTGCGATCCCAACTCCATCATCACTTTGGAGCGCATGGTGTTCCCCGACTCCGTGATTCGTCAGGCTGTCGAACCCAAGTCCAAAGCTGACCAAGAAAAGATGGGCATGGCTTTGTCACGTTTGGCCGCAGAAGATCCATCTTTCCGCGTGCAAACCGACGAAGAATCTGGCCAGACCATCATTGGTGGTCAGGGCGAGTTGCACCTCGAAATTATTGTTGACCGCATGAAGCGCGAATTTGGCGTGGAAGCCAACGTCGGCAAGCCCCAGGTGGCTTACCGTGAAACCATTCGCAAGTCTGTTGAAGAAGCCGAAGGCAAATTCGTTCGTCAATCAGGCGGTAAAGGTCAATACGGTCACGTGGTTCTGAAAATTGAACCTCAAGAAGCTGGCAAGGGCTTTGAGTTTGTGGACGCCATCAAGGGCGGTGTGGTTCCTCGCGAATACATCCCTGCCGTTGAAAAAGGCATTCAAGAAGCTCTGGGCCAAGGCGTGTTGGCGGGCTACCCCGTTGTGGACGTGAAGGTGACATTGCACTTCGGTTCATACCACGACGTTGACTCCAATGAATTGGCGTTCAAAATGGCCGCGATCTTTGGTTTCAAAGAAGGTTGCCGTAAAGCCAATCCCGTCATTTTGGAACCCATGATGGCGGTTGAAGTTGAAACACCTGAAGACTACGCTGGTAACGTGATGGGCGACTTGTCCTCACGCCGCGGCATGGTTCAAGGCATGGACGACATGGTCGGCGGTGGCAAAGCCATTAAAGCTGAAGTACCACTGTCTGAAATGTTCGGCTACTCCACCACATTGCGCTCGATGTCACAAGGCCGCGCCACGTACACGATGGAATTCAAGCACTACGCTGAAGCTCCCCGTAACGTTGCAGAGGCGATTGTTGCTTCAAGGGCAAAATAA
- the tuf gene encoding elongation factor Tu, whose product MAKEKFERTKPHVNVGTIGHVDHGKTTLTAAITTVLAAKFGGAAKAYDQIDAAPEEKARGITINTAHVEYETENRHYAHVDCPGHADYVKNMITGAAQMDGAILVCSAADGPMPQTREHILLARQVGVPYIIVFLNKCDMVDDAELLELVEMEVRELLSKYDFPGDDTPIIQGSAKLALEGDKGPLGEEAIMKLAAALDSYIPTPDRAVDGSFLMPVEDVFSISGRGTVVTGRIERGIIKVGEEIEIVGIADTQKTTCTGVEMFRKLLDQGQAGDNVGILLRGTKREDVQRGQVLCKPGSIKPHTHFTGEIYVLSKDEGGRHTPFFNNYRPQFYFRTTDVTGAIELPEGKEMVMPGDNVSITVKLINPIAMEEGLRFAIREGGRTVGAGVVAKIIA is encoded by the coding sequence ATGGCAAAAGAGAAATTTGAGCGGACAAAACCGCACGTGAACGTTGGCACCATTGGTCACGTTGACCACGGCAAAACAACATTGACAGCTGCGATCACCACCGTGTTGGCAGCCAAGTTCGGCGGCGCTGCTAAAGCGTACGACCAAATTGATGCAGCCCCTGAAGAGAAGGCTCGCGGTATTACGATTAACACAGCGCACGTTGAGTACGAGACAGAAAACCGTCACTACGCACACGTTGACTGCCCAGGCCACGCTGACTATGTGAAGAACATGATTACAGGTGCTGCTCAGATGGACGGCGCTATTTTGGTCTGCTCTGCTGCTGACGGCCCCATGCCCCAGACACGTGAGCACATCCTGCTTGCTCGCCAAGTGGGCGTGCCTTACATCATCGTTTTCTTGAACAAGTGCGACATGGTGGACGACGCCGAGTTGCTCGAGTTGGTGGAAATGGAAGTTCGCGAGTTGTTGTCCAAGTACGACTTCCCAGGCGACGACACACCGATCATTCAAGGCTCAGCCAAGCTGGCTTTGGAAGGCGACAAGGGTCCTTTGGGCGAAGAAGCCATCATGAAGTTGGCAGCCGCTTTGGACTCTTACATCCCTACGCCTGACCGCGCAGTGGACGGCTCTTTCTTGATGCCAGTGGAAGACGTGTTCTCCATCTCTGGTCGCGGCACTGTGGTGACAGGCCGTATCGAGCGCGGCATCATCAAGGTTGGTGAAGAGATCGAGATCGTTGGTATTGCTGACACGCAAAAAACCACTTGTACAGGCGTTGAGATGTTCCGCAAGTTGCTGGACCAAGGTCAAGCGGGTGACAACGTGGGTATTTTGCTCCGCGGTACAAAGCGCGAAGACGTGCAGCGCGGCCAAGTGCTGTGCAAGCCCGGTTCTATCAAGCCCCACACACACTTCACAGGCGAGATCTATGTCTTGTCTAAAGACGAAGGTGGCCGTCACACGCCCTTCTTCAACAACTACCGTCCTCAGTTCTACTTCCGTACGACTGACGTGACAGGCGCGATCGAATTGCCAGAAGGCAAAGAGATGGTGATGCCTGGTGACAACGTGTCGATCACTGTGAAGTTGATCAACCCGATCGCCATGGAAGAAGGTCTGCGTTTTGCGATCCGCGAAGGCGGCCGCACTGTGGGCGCTGGCGTTGTTGCCAAAATCATCGCTTAA
- the rpsJ gene encoding 30S ribosomal protein S10 — protein sequence MSAKQKIRIRLKAFDYKLIDQSAAEIVDTAKRTGAIVKGPVPLPTRMKRFDILRSPHVNKTSRDQFEIRTHQRLMDIVDPTDKTVDALMKLDLPAGVDVEIKLQ from the coding sequence ATGTCAGCTAAACAAAAAATCCGCATTCGCCTCAAAGCGTTTGACTACAAATTGATCGACCAGTCTGCTGCTGAGATCGTAGACACTGCCAAGCGCACCGGCGCGATTGTCAAGGGCCCCGTGCCATTGCCAACACGCATGAAGCGTTTTGACATTCTGCGTTCACCACACGTCAACAAGACCAGCCGTGACCAGTTCGAAATCCGTACGCACCAGCGTCTGATGGACATCGTTGACCCTACAGATAAAACTGTGGACGCATTGATGAAGTTGGACCTGCCAGCTGGCGTGGACGTCGAAATCAAATTGCAATAA